In the genome of Micromonospora sp. Llam0, the window TGGGCTACTGCCGGGCCGGACACCTTCGACTGGGATCACCCCCGCGTGCGCGGGGAGCAGGCGTCCTCGACCTGGGCGTCCACCTCGGCCGCGGGATCACCCCCGCGTGCGCGGGGAGCAGTACGCGAGCGTCACGGCGGTACGCGGCATCGCCGGATCACCCCCGCGTGCGCGGGGAGCAGGTGATCATCGCGACCGGCGGCGCGGCAGCAATAGGATCACCCCCGCGTGCGCGGGGAGCAGGGCCGACATTCGGTCAAGGACAGCCTATCGACGGGATCACCCCCGCGTGCGCGGGGAGCAGAGCTGCCCCCATCGGGCGTAGGTGAGCTTGACGGGATCACCCCCGCGTGCGCGGGGAGCAGACCACCTCCGCCGCGCCGCTGGACGGCGGCGAGGGATCACCCCCGCGTGCGCGGGGAGCAGCGGGGCCAGGCGGCTCTTGGTTGGCTGGCGGTGGGATCACCCCCGCGTGCGCGGGGAGCAGATCGCTGGGCAGGCCCGGGACGCGGTCGCCGAGGGATCACCCCCGCGTGCGCGGGGATCACCCCCGCGTGCGCGGGGAGCAGCCCACTCCCGGGCGACGGGTTCCTCCAGCAGCGGGATCACCCCCGCGTGCGCGGGGAGCAGGGCGGAGAAGGCCACCATCCGGGCCACACTCCGGGATCACCCCCGCGTGCGCGGGGAGCAGCCGCCCGCGACAACCTTCCCCAGGTACGACGGGGGATCACCCCCGCGTGCGCGGGGAGCAGGGCTACTGCACCGACACGCAGCTGCGCGCCCAGGGATCACCCCCGCGTGCGCGGGGAGCAGGTGGTCACCTACAGCACGGGTGGGAATTACGGGGGATCACCCCCGCGTGCGCGGGGAGCAGGCAGCTGTCCACCCGGCGCACCCGGTCCAGGTGGGATCACCCCCGCGTGCGCGGGGAGCAGGGATTGTTGCCGACGTCGATCGGCAACTGCGGGGGATCACCCCCGCGTGCGCGGGGAGCAGCGACCAGCAGTGGATCGTGCTGCCGCTGGCCTGGGATCACCCCCGCGTGCGCGGGGAGCAGCGAGTTTTCGGGCGGGTCGGGTGTCTCTCAGGGGGATCACCCCCGCGTGCGCGGGGAGCAGGCTTGTTGACCTGGGGCGCTAAAGATCAACTGCAGGGTTTTTAATCACTTTGGTTCGTAGGGCGGTTCTCCGAGCCGGTGTTTGTGGGCTGTGGCTCTACGGCTGGGTACAGCGTATCCTTCGACGGCTCGGCTGAGCGTTGTAGCGTCGGCCGAGGGCTGAGACCAAGGGTTCCGCTGGTTAGAGCATCGGTGATCTCGCGAGCCAGGGTGGCGCCGGTCGTTGCGGCGCGGTCGAGGGTTATGCGGAACTCGACGAGTTGGCGGAAGGCGTGTCCGTACGCTCGCTGCTGTTCCGGTGGCATGACCGGGATGGTGAGGCGCCTGATGTCGATGCGCAGGGCGCCCGTGGTGCTGGCGACTCGGCCGGCGAGGCGGACGTTGTCGGTGCGGGAAATGATGCCGGCGACGAACCATGGGTCGAACTGGGTGGTGTCGACGCGAAGCAGTTGAGTGCCCGGTCCGAGCTCGGCCTCGATCTGTTCTGGGGTGGCCACGCGAGCGTTGATTCTGTGGCCGATGATCGGGATCAGGATGTCGCCCGCACGTATCCGAGGTCCTGAGGTGTCGGCTGTGCGGGTTGTCGTGCCGGTGGGGGCGCTACCGGACAGGATGTCGGCGGCGGTCAGGACGACGGCGTTGATGGCGGGTTGGCCGGTGCGACCGCGAGTGGTGGCGCGTAGGACTGTGATGCTGCCGGAGCGGATAAGGTCGGCGATGTCGGCCTGGGGGGCTTCGCGTAGTGGTGCCGATTGGGTTTTGCGTACTGCTGGGAGGCCGCGTCGTAGGTCGTCGAGCAGGTGATCGAAGTCGCTGATGCTGGCGATGAGCTGGGCCGGGCTGGCGGTGAGCTCCTTGGATTGCGGTAGGTAGCGTTGCGGGGTCAGATCGACTTCGGCATCGAGCATGTCGATGGCGGGTACGGCGCGGTGCATGCCGGGTTGTTCGGTGTACTGGTCGGACCGGTAAGAAGCCCAGGCGGTGCCGATGATGTCGATGAGCGGTTCCCCGGTCGTGTCGGCGGTGGTGTCGACGACGAGAACGTTCCCGGCGGGTGGCTGCTGTGGATTGGGGTGGGTGAGGACCCAGATGTGTAGTCCGATGTTCGTCGGTGCCATCAGGCCGGGGGGAAGGGCGACGACCGCGCGCAGCGCCTGGCGACGGATCAGTTCCGCGCGGACCCGTCGGCCGGCGGGCCGGGACGCGGCGGCGGGTGGCATGAGCACGACGGCGGTGCCGGTGGTGGCGAGGTGCGCCAGGGCGTGCTGTACCCAGGCGAGTTCGGGTTCGGTGCGTGGGGGTAGCCCGAAGGCCCACCGGGCGTCGTAGGCGAGGCGGTCGTGGCCCCAGTCGTGGATGCCGAACGGGAAGTTCGCCACGACCAAATCGGCGCGTAGGTCGGGCAGGGCGTCGGCGAGCATGCTGTCCCCGACGTGGACGACGGGCGGTGGCGCGTCGTGCCTGTTCCGGCGGGCGCGAAGGTGCACGAACCACAGCCGTACCAGGGTGATCAGGGCGTACTGCGGGTTGATTTCTTGTGCGTAGCAGCGGGTGATGGTGTCGTCGTGGAGTGCTCGGTCGGCGGCCATGCGCAGGATCGATCCGGTGCCGCTGGTGAAGTCGAAGATGTGGGTGCCGCGTCCGGCGAGTGTCAACATCGCCTCGGCGACGGTGTCTGGTGTGCCGGCGAGCCCGGACAGCGAGTGGGCGGAGTTGACGTACTGCCGGTGCAGGG includes:
- a CDS encoding N-6 DNA methylase; translated protein: MTNESNAAVSAATLTASGIAQLAKVGRAAVSNWRRRYADFPTPVGGTPTSPTFDAAEIEQWLRRHGRLHQADTARRAWRHIETYQPAAQISDVLGIAGAYLLTRAGGDRPTTPKQLVAHLRSLDPHLADLVADVTPTQWTTPLTTLLHAVDELGSEHGAETAFESLHRQYVNSAHSLSGLAGTPDTVAEAMLTLAGRGTHIFDFTSGTGSILRMAADRALHDDTITRCYAQEINPQYALITLVRLWFVHLRARRNRHDAPPPVVHVGDSMLADALPDLRADLVVANFPFGIHDWGHDRLAYDARWAFGLPPRTEPELAWVQHALAHLATTGTAVVLMPPAAASRPAGRRVRAELIRRQALRAVVALPPGLMAPTNIGLHIWVLTHPNPQQPPAGNVLVVDTTADTTGEPLIDIIGTAWASYRSDQYTEQPGMHRAVPAIDMLDAEVDLTPQRYLPQSKELTASPAQLIASISDFDHLLDDLRRGLPAVRKTQSAPLREAPQADIADLIRSGSITVLRATTRGRTGQPAINAVVLTAADILSGSAPTGTTTRTADTSGPRIRAGDILIPIIGHRINARVATPEQIEAELGPGTQLLRVDTTQFDPWFVAGIISRTDNVRLAGRVASTTGALRIDIRRLTIPVMPPEQQRAYGHAFRQLVEFRITLDRAATTGATLAREITDALTSGTLGLSPRPTLQRSAEPSKDTLYPAVEPQPTNTGSENRPTNQSD